The Vigna unguiculata cultivar IT97K-499-35 chromosome 1, ASM411807v1, whole genome shotgun sequence nucleotide sequence AAATAGAAACATATTTCCTTTGCCATTTGCAATAATAGAAGGTGAGACAAAGGAGACACTGATTTAGTTCTTTCAACTACTACGAAAGCATGTAACTCCTCAACCAAATCTCTATGTGATAACAAATAGAGGCAAAGGCATTTTGTTAGCCTTACGCTCAAAAGAAGTTGATTAGGGAACCAGATAATCTTCACTCAGTCTACTACATACGTTATATGGGTTCCAACTTCAACAACAGGTTTAAAATTGCTAACCTAAAGAAAGATTTCGTTAATACATTTTCTTACCATTGCTTCCATATATCTATTCAATTTATCTTTCTAACCAAATCTTATTTCATTTACTATGTCATTTCATTTTCACAACCTACGAAGTCCAGCAACCCATTGTCCAAGCAAAACTTTCTGTAATGAGGTCTCAATTCCCGTAGGTGGTAGCTTGGATAGATAAAATTCCCCTACACAAGTGTCTCAGGCTTATGATATGGGTCGGAGGTACGACCACATGACGACAAACTTGGCTTAGTGCTTAAGGGGGCTCGATCCTTACCTATCTGTACACTATTGAAAAAATCCTTCAGAAACATAAATTCGTGGTTTGTTGAACGAGGCTTGGAGGCTAACTCTATGTTAAGAGCAGGTCATCAATATCCAGAAGACATAACTCCCGTACTTCAACAAAATAAGTAGAAATCATCAATTTGTCATGTTTATCTCTACATCGCGAGAATTTTGAATTGGAGGTGTAAGAGGTATTGAGCCCCCACCAATATCAGCGAAAACCAATCTCATTCGGTGTCGGATTAAAAGATTAGTGATTGTGGCCACTTCTAAGCAAATTGTCTGCCATGTCATCACATCATAGCTGTTTGTTCTTTTTCTCATCTGCCGCTTGTGAATTTTATCAATCCTGTGAAATGAGGACTATTGGTCAACCTATACAAGTCCAAATTTCATTCCAGACCCTCAAACATAAGGCTTTCGGACAACCAACTACTACAAGAATCCATAACGAAATGGATCAACCAATTCTAGATAAACCAAAAAAATGTTCTTACTATCGTACTAAAGGTCGTCATGTAAGCCAATGTCCATTTCGCCAATGAATTGGGTTGCTTTGTAAtttcaataactttttcttacaattttgtCTTGTTTTATCTCACTATTAATTAATCCTTTTACGCCACGATAATATCTTCTTAACTTATCCAACAAACATACAAAAACTTCAtcttgtaatcgattacaaaaaCATGTAATCGAATACAATATTTTGTGATGTTTGATTTATATGATTTAATTGGCCAAAATTTGagcataattactaaaaaattataattacaattttttattttgtgatgtgagttatatatatatatatatatatatatatatatatatatatatatatatatatatatatatatatatatatatatatatatatatttgtttctagACTTAAAAATCTACAATTGTAAACcaaattcttaattttaaatgtgaattttgtgtattttaatggtgtaattaattattaatgatgaCTTAAATGAACATATAAGGTCtatgaattaattaaagaaataaacaaaacatatacaaatttgagtaacaaacacaaattaaagatttttgtgatttaaacAATAATATGAGGCTTAACTCACTTATCTAAATAGTCTCATGGTACTACTAttgttatatgaaaattttattaaatataaagaaaaaatataaaagatgaCATCAAACTCATGATAACATTACATTGCACacataagtaaaaaatatttattatttaaaaaaatacatcagtATCTCACAAGATTTATCATTAACTAACTCtctcacaataaaaaaaaacttttaaaactcattattactttttaataagtCACTTCTCGTAAACACAATAGTTTATTCATTCTAAACATTACTTAATTCACAAACACAATAGTAATTCACAATAGtttattaatactttttatatattattagtgtCAAAGTGAGTTAACTCACCATGGgttgaacaaaaaattagttAGTTTAACTCTACTTACTTTTTGGTGTGTCAAAAATTTTGTAACTCGACTCGATCCAcaacgggttggtgggttagtAGGTTGACTCACTTAAAGATGTTTTGGGCTTCCAACTTATTCTTACCAAAaagaacttgaaacttttgaaATGACGAGGAAGGACTGGATCACAAGTTCGCGATAGGATAAAGGGAAGATCCACGTGCAGAAGATTCTCTAATGTTgctaaatgattttattttaatttttctaggATCATGTCTCATATTAGGAAGTCTAGGAGTAGTATCTTTACGAATCCGATTTTTTCTGCTTTTTCATTTGGACTAGTTCTTGTTtgtgtatttttattctatattttatcaaattccCATTAGAGCTACTTATTTACATGGGCGCTacaaatgttttaataatatttgtggTGATGCTTATGAATGGTTTGGACTATTACCAAAATTTCTTGTTTGGAGTAAGAGCATGAGTAAATTtataatgggttaaatatatttttagtccctaGACTtgaatgcaaaattaaaatttttctttattcaaaactttgatacattttactCCTCagactttaaaaataaataaatatagtaattttaacctacaattttaattgtttttacatattaaatgaCATTTAAAGCTGACATATGAGATAGTATGTGTCAAATGGTATAAACATCAAAATATAGTCGAAAACGTCGTttgatatgttaaaaaaatttaacgcaATTAGGTTAGAAAGAGTATACCCATTCatgtttaaagtttgaaaactaaattatatcaaaattttggaatattaacgaatttcaatttcatgtcaaagtttagggactaaaaatatatttaaaccatTTATTGTGAATAGATAAGAGAAAAGTATAACATTTCACGTAAAAATATTCTTCTAGACGAAAATaaacctaaaatataaattgagaTTGATAATATTGTTGATTGGCATGATATTGgtcattatatttattgttaccaAATATATgcattaattatcataaatcaATTAGTTTATGATACAATATGCTGACAATTATATTAATGggaatataatatttataaagttgtaTAATCACAACTAGGGTTTATTACGACTGCATTTATTACGGGTAATTAAGACATATTATGGAAAtattattatgtgatttttatcATGTTATGAGAATTCTGTACGAGTGAACGAGATTAGGGGTGTGTTTCTTTAGTAGGATAGATTTGGAAGAGAGGGTGAAGATAGATTTGTGTGGATTTGAGTagataaatatgtatatttttttgagtggatttagatGGTAAAGTCAGTGAATTTGGAAATGAATTTTAAGAAAGTTAGTGAGTAATTTGAGtgatgtaatagattaaaaaaaacttttaatagatAGAATTTGAATATTACTAAAGTACTCTTGATggtaagaataaaagaaatgattttttgattagttaaaaatattaaatgttaaaaatattatttaataaattttaataaaaaaaatttaacaaattacattaaattattattattatttttataataattactattatttaaaaagttattaataattaatattattattaattattatatatattatttttattatttattattatatttaatttctatatatatatatatatatatatatatatattttattattattattattattatttaattatatatatatatatatatatatatatatatatatattattatacgcACACTACACAACATTGGTTACGTAACCAGTGTCACTCTCAACATTACACCAGCACTGGTTACGTAACTAGTGCCACACACACATCACTGCACCGGTTATGTAATAGGTGTGCAACCACTCACAAAGCACCACTCCCACTCACACACCACCCAATCTTCCCACCCCACACTGGTTCACTCACACACCCACACCCAAACATTTTCCATTCTTGACACTTACACACTACTTCACTCACACCAGTTCTTGTTGCTATTTCATATTTAGTTCACCTTCAAATAACACCACCACTCACCTTTGAACTTGAATGAGAGACAAGGATGGGAATGTCCAACTCCAAACCCTTTTAGGAACATTCACAATCACATACGCGCAAAGCTTCCCATTTAGTGGCAAACTTCAAACCCAACCAACCCAAGCAAATTCAAATGGGAATCTTGAATATGATtgttgtaagacccgggaaaaattaaatagttagttaattaattatttaattaatgcgGGTAAAAAGGAACCTTTAAGGTAATAAATGTGGaatgttatgatgtggaaaagtactagctcaagtggttgagagtactttaattgtgtaagaggacttgggttcgagtcctatttATGCCATTTTGTGTGCTATTAacttagtattattttatatatatattaatcatgttGTGTTGTGTGCTATTAacttagtattattttatatatatatatatatatatatatatatatatatatatatatatatattaatcatgttATGGAGTGTTATAATCATTGAATCATATTGGTTAGCATGAAATCTGGATTGGTTGAAAAAAAGCTAATTATGAGAGAGGAGAAAGGTTTCTGCAAGCTttaaccgcctggcggcgttgAAGGCCCACCAGGCGGCTCATGCTTCCAGAACCATTTCTGGGTTTCCTgctatgcaccgcctggcggctaagtGTTGCCCGCCAGGCGACGAAGACTGGCTTGCACAGCTTTCGCGCATGTTGATGTTTTCGTGATGTGGGGATACTGGGAAATGATTATTTTGATATGAAATTCTTTAATACTGTGAGTTGTTATCTGTAATTGACGAAGTGGAACGAGATTGTATGAATTTGGGATTTTAGGGTTCATGTGTTGATTGGGTATGAATGACATAATTATGTATTGGTTATGCGTGATCGGTGGTAAAATGATTAGCTTATGAATCTTGTATGTGGTGTGTATGCGAAATTGCGTCTGTTCTAAGGTAAAGATTGATGTTGGGGTGGTTGGAGAGTTCTGCTGGGTGTGAGAGGAATCAGGGTGGAACCCAACTTTTcacgcaccgcctggcggcactgaGGCTACCGTCGGGCGGCTCATCAGCAGCAGAACAGCGATATGTGGTGAACTCGCGATATGAGAGTGGTTGATTGGGATACCTGTAGAATGAGTGGTAGAGAGCAATAACTTGCGTTTCAAGGTATAGGTCATTTAGTGATAATCAAGAGAATTATGTGTGTGCGTTGGGTGGGTTAAGTGTTCCATACACAATGGTCTCTGCAGTGTTGGTGTTATTTAGTAAGAATAGATGCAATTCAAGATAAGTCATGGTGGCAGGAGTAATATGAAATATTGAACTATGAGAGAATGAGGTTGGTGCACTTTGTGAATAGGAGACAAGTTTAAGGTAATAATAGAGGGAGTGTAGGTGCATGATGAAATTGAGTGGGTACGATTTGGGGTTGTAGATGTAGTGTAATAGAGTACTGTGAATGGTCCAAAATTGTGCAATAGCAAAAAGGTGGGTATCAAGAGGACCCTCTCTTGACTGTTTTACAAATGAATAAGATAAATCATGATAGAGCCTGTTAAAATCTAATGTTGGGCATGAGTTAATTAAACTTGTTGTGGTTAGCAGTTTGTTATGTGCTAAGTGTTATATCTGATGAGTGAAGATTGAATTACATGTTTGAGGTCTCTTAAGACCTGTTAAAgatgccaaaaaccagtagcacaacactactggtatagcgcctggcggtgcgggacaaaccgccaggcgatagagtCCTAAATTAGTGACAGTAGTCACTGTTCGcaggaggcgcctggcggcggggTTATGTCCGCCAGGCAATAACGGAGCTGGATGGCTCCTGTATGGTTtcaggcgcctggcggtagggtgTTGGCCGCTGGGCGGTTTTCTGCTAGAATCTGCCTAGCGATGTCTAGGTGGTGTCAGGCGGTTTTTGTGGCTGTATAATTGGTTATTGCTTTGATTagtggacttgaaggactaagttcacTTCTTTTGTGCTTGGACTtgatggactaagtccaataggggtttgGGATGTCCTTGGTGGTggggacgcatgatgggcatggaaccagttggttcccgtcggctactaatgggcgaggagtccttagtatggtgattgcatgcgtcGGGcacacgatgggcaaggaatagTTTTATTCTCGTCGGCTACTAtcgggcgaggagtccatagtatggtgattgcgtgcgtgtcAAGGTCCAAGCTAGGTAAGCTTGGATGTTGTACTACAGATGAGGAGTCTGTGGGgttggactatgagcaggattggctcgtagggttggaccacgaaagggatagtttcgtggaagcacagtaaaagtcccaagacctagtttcatgcatgtgactcatgaaggaatatGAGATCAGGGGTGGATAATTTGGAGTTAACACATATCAGTAAATTTATTTCTTGGGAAGGGTATCATacttaatttgtatttatatatgcataactcaccctatctgtgtgtgtggcgatgattggatgatttattatccgggagcagatgatttgacaggtgagctaGGAGACGCTTGAGACTGGAGTGCGGGATCATATGGGCTTTTGAAGACTCGAGTTTttgatgtttttatgttttgaacatTAGCCATTTTGGGCTTTTATAGTTGTAATAACTTTGAATTGCGAACATTTACAATGTCTTGAACTTTGCGATTTTAATTTTCGCGCGTTTTGGGAACATGTGTTTATAAATGAGGAAATTACCGATGTTATcgtatttatttcattttatttaattgtttacgttattttcaaagtaatattccttagggatgttacaattgtaTCAGGAATCTTCAGGTGCAACAAGAATCTTTGGAGCAGGAAAAGGAAGTTGGGAAAAGACGTAGCAACAACTGGTACACACTGTAGGGTTAATTTGGTAAAATGAACGATAATACTTTCAAATCGTGGCATATCAGTGAAGATGAAATATGGAATTCATCCCGCAAATCCGCTCTTGCAAATCAATGCACATCCCCTCAAAAGAACAATCGGCTGTTTAGAAATCCATTTGTGCAAATCAAGGCAAACAGTGTGATCCATGCATTGGAACACTACGTAAAAGTGGTGTGTGCACTAGTTAGATGGGAGAAAAGTTAGACTGAGTTTGAGTGGTACTCGACCATAGTTGGACTAGAACTCGAACTATGGAGAGTTTGTGTCGACAACTAGGCTTCGGGTGTTAATGAACACATGAGAGTTGGACTATGTTCACAGTCGCCTTACACTTGTCATTTATTTTGATGGAATTAATGAAGGATAACTGCCACGTCAGCGAGTGACCCAATGCATCATTTAGGGTGTGTTCTTATGTGAGTGATGATTTGAGGGAGAGGATTGATTTGAGTTGATTAGAAGATGAGATTTGTGTTATTCTTTTGTAGGGATTTGTGGGTGATAGTGGAGTGAATTTGAgagtaatttttgtgaaagtttgtgaagGATTTGACTGATgtgactaataaaaaattaaatttaatagattaaaatgtaaaatgacctaattgtacttggtgttaaaaatatataataaaatgatatttagataaataaaaatattaataatatttattaattgaaaaaataatattaaaatatatttgatttaaaaatttaatattttaatttccaaAAATACCACAAATAGAAATGGAATAGGTTACATGAAAACAAAACCAGTTAAAACGAAATCATGCATGTCTTTCACAAAGTTGGAATCGGATCCAACAAAAAGGGAACAAGTTTCGTTCCATTATGGCAAAAAAAGATTTGATTCCATTAAATACCCACAAAAACATATCCGGTTCCAAATAAGAGATATGCATAGATCCACTCCGTAAATGTTCTGCCGCACCGTGAACCCTTTGTCGTGTGCCGCTATTGTTGCCACCGTCGCTCTTCTCAACAACCAACACTGGTGGAAAGGTAACAAATCcgaaaaaatattcaaagaaagagaaagacaGGAAAAAAGAATGAGAGTGGTATAGAAGAAACTCACGTTCTAGAACTAAAATAATAAGAGCATAAGTGTAAAATTACTCCGATCACTCTCCAGTCTCACTGTGGTAATAAGATGTGATGTAGGAAGAGATCTCTCAAATTCATGTCCTTCTTCACTTTTAAATCTACGAaaagaacacaattttttttttaaatcatcagTTCCTATTTTCTTCATTAGAACCGAAAGTGACGTTTGGGGCCAGAAGAGTTTTTCGTAGAGCCTTTTCACTTCCCTGTAACatttaaatatcatttcatCCCGTTTGTTTTCGAACTTTAGGATGTTTTACATTTCTCGGCTTTCCAACGAGCAACATTGTTTTTGTCACGCCGCTAACAATTTTTAGTTACGTTCCCGATGTCTATTTCTTTGTCTTATTCCAATTTCATCATTACCAGACGCCACCCTTTGCATTTCATGATTAAagctacaaaatatattttgttaatcaaCTTAGGTGGAACGGCATTTGGAAACTCAGCAGACGCACACCATCAATCTTGCCACTAGAGAAACCGAACCCTATTTATCACTTCATTTCTAAACTTAACCACTAAGCGCTCTTCTCTCAGTTCCGATTCCCAAACGCAGAATCCACCATGTTGTTTCCCCACAGCCCCACCGACCACTGCTGTGACGACCACGACCACGATGAACGACGCACGGCTTACCCTCCGCCGGGAAACACCTTCCCCAACCCTCACCAACAGCCACCCCCACCATTCTACGGCGCTCCTCAACCACCGCCCCCTCAGTCCGATACCAACCTGTTCCACATCTCTCACGTACCGCCACCAGGACACGTGTCGCAGGATTTCGGCCACTCAGCTCCCCCTTCtcaccaccaccatcatcatcatcatcatcatcatcaccatcatcacCATCATTATCACCATCATGAAGATAAGGGGTTCTCCCACGGGTACTCCCCTGCTCCCACTGCAGCTGATTACCCCCCTCCTGGAACCACCTCCACCGTTCACCACGTGGCTCACGAGTCCCACCACCACACCCCTCATTTTTCTTCTCACAATGCTCCCAGCAGCACCACCACCGTGACCCACGTCAGCCACCGGAGCAAACCCACCGTGAGGGTTGTCACCAAAGCTGCGCCCAATTTCTCTCTCACCATTCGTCATGGCCAAGTCATTCTCGCACCCTCCGATCCCTCCAACGAGTACCAGGTAGCTCCTCGTGTCCCCCTCGCAACCCCAATTCGCGCAAAATGTGGTTTTTTTCTGTGATagattacttattttttatttgggtATTTGGGAAATGCAGCATTGGTACAAGGATGAGAAGTACAGCACGAGGGTGAAGGATGAGGAGGGGTGCACTGCTTTCTCTTTGGTCAACAAGGCCACCGGTGAGGCCTTGAAGCATTCCATTGGTGGCTCTCATCCAGTAAGATCTTTCTCTCAAGGTTTACTCTTTCATTTCGGAgtgtttctttttgtttgatGTCATTGTGCTTGATAATTGCTTTGCTGCTTTTACAATTGGGATTATGGAATGGGAATTGTGAGTTGGTTGAATGATCCCAATGTCCTGTGTTCATTTTCCACTAGTGCAGTTTCTTTGTAATTtacattgaaaatttttataattgttttgtaGGTTCGGCTTATAGCTTACAATCCCGAGATCCTTGACGAGTCCATTTTATGGAGTGAGAGCGGAGACCTAGGTGATGGGCACAGAGCGATAAGGATGGTGAATAACATTCATCTCAATGTGGATGCTTTTAAAGGTGATGAGAAATCTGGTGGTGTGCATGATGGCACTACAATAGGCCTCTGGGAGTGGAACAAAGGTGATAACCAACAGTGGAAGATCTTACCTTACTGTAAGTTCTCTGTCCATAACATGGTACACTAAATCTTACTATTTCTCAGTTTTCTTTAATCTTCACGATTATGCTTAATGCAGGAGTAAAATTAACGGATTTGAAGATGCTGAATTAAGAGGACCATTGGCCTCTGTATCTGAGTGTTTTGTTTGTGCTGATGACCATATATTAATATGGTGGTGTAGACAGTTCGTGTGTGCCTCTATATATCTTTGTTTCATCTGTCGCTGataattatttaactattatttcAACTACAATGTGGCTAACCATTATCATGGGTTTTCAATGTTTCATTGTCTTAAATTACTCCTGTAATTTAGGTTGCTCGTCGAGGCACTTGAAcaagtctatttttttttatcagaactAACACAGTTTATAATTAAGAAGATAATGAGAGAAACGTGTGATATGAAGAATAATTCAAGCGATAGATAGAAAAAAATCACTTATTAAGAAGTTGTAAAAGGTTGTTGTAAGTACTCTcagggtattttcagatttattacttttttaacattattaggATAAtggtattttgatattaaaaagttttttatactcatttgacattatatttattgttttttactttttttattttacaattacaaaagttttttcttttgattattttaaatggTCGTCAAGTAAAgtgaaacaactttttttttcttaatgtaaTTAAGTAAAATCCGTGTTTTTGTTATTTAGGAGAGTAAATTTGCTATATAGAATTCAGCATTAAAATTTGTTCTGTTCACTTCATTTAAAgagataataattaataattgccagagttaattaattattatttatatattctatatGATGTCGTCATTATCAAATATTCGGCAAAAATCGTGTTCAACTGGATCGATCGAGATTTATCCAGGTCCAGTCCTCTTGTACCCGATTAAGGTAAtaatatatcaattaattaGCTTCACAtctaattaactaattaaattttattttatattaatgttagtcataatatcaaaattgtattattatatttttaaatattaaaacaccTTTTTATGTATCAcacataagtttttttttcaaatatgtttacTTCTACCTCTCTATCATTTAAAACAAACTTCACGCTATTCCATGATCATCTCAAATTCATCCACTCATTTTTTGTGAAATCTATTTTCAAAACCAAATAAAACCTAAATGTGACTTACAGAAAGTCcattttacaagtgtaaaatgTTTGGAAAAAGTTTACCGTAATGTAAAAGTTTGATGGATATCCCAATTCAAACCCATCCCGGAATCCTTCTTCCGGTGACTTTGCAAGTAATAAAGGTAGAAGGTCAATTGTGGTAATTGATAAAAtcatttaacataaatattaataaattttgacacaTAATTatgaagttaaaataatatatttgtaatttatacatactattacttttattaatacaacaaaaataatacataaattaatatagttataactataaaaaattacatttattttctatctTTGGAACAATTGTTTTACATGagaacactaaaaaaatataaaaatgttatactataaaatgaatattatgtCGTCAAATGGAGGCAAGAGAgccaattattttattttattttttaaaatggaacAAAACAAGTAGGAcatgaaacataaataaaaacacgAGTCGAAatagtgaatatgtttttacttttttttttcttaaaaaatagaacatatcaatgaaaaatgaatagaaacaactatttatgtgttttattgtaaaaaaaaaaagaaaaaagaagaatgaaTTGAACGTGAGAGAAacgtttaattttgtttttattatttttctcatatatttTATCCGTTCTTAtggtttaatatatttaattttatgtttgatatttattagaattaaatGGTGTATGTTAAAAATACATTGGAAATCTTCacgatttaattataattacatcTATACATTAAAAGTCTGACAAAAAGAAATTGGggaccacaaatctttcttcaCTGCTTCTAAGTAAAAGCAAAACAGAAAAGGAATTTTTATTTGAGAATAATGTCTTTATTTgagaataattttttgaaaataaacacaaatatGTTTGCAAGTTGTATATATGagtgtataaattaaaataattcacttTATCTCAAAATACGAATATAGTTTGCAGGCCCAAGGATTTTATTTCTTGcgatatataaatgttatttatgcGTCCAAAGTTTTTTTAATCTCCAAAAAGGGATTTTTGGGTAAAGGTCTAtaccaaaattaatttaaaattaaatattagtaaatgTTGGGCCTAGTTCAATATGGATATCCTAACTACTGGGCCGGCACTTTCACGCTattcattttattctttattttttgaaagaaaaaattaacaatattagttttataaattgataacATGTGATTTGTAGTACTTAGAATAATTAAGATATATGAGTGATTTATAATACGGTGTACATCGTGTGTTAttattcttaatatattttataatttatttttattcttttaattctaaaatataattaaaaataaaatagaaatataaaatacatcaatcagagatttttttttatgtttttttatataaaatattatactatttttcattttttaactttctGTTCTTAAACATTGTTATCTCCTTTGCGTTCGGTGTATACTACACATTCTTTTCTAAACTCCAACCTCGAGACAATGCTTTTAAAATCacaatgattaaatttaaaactatttatttattgtcaattaaattaaaatagtttttactttttgttaacGTGATCTCggattttttgtatttttgg carries:
- the LOC114162896 gene encoding ricin B-like lectin EULS3 yields the protein MLFPHSPTDHCCDDHDHDERRTAYPPPGNTFPNPHQQPPPPFYGAPQPPPPQSDTNLFHISHVPPPGHVSQDFGHSAPPSHHHHHHHHHHHHHHHHHYHHHEDKGFSHGYSPAPTAADYPPPGTTSTVHHVAHESHHHTPHFSSHNAPSSTTTVTHVSHRSKPTVRVVTKAAPNFSLTIRHGQVILAPSDPSNEYQHWYKDEKYSTRVKDEEGCTAFSLVNKATGEALKHSIGGSHPVRLIAYNPEILDESILWSESGDLGDGHRAIRMVNNIHLNVDAFKGDEKSGGVHDGTTIGLWEWNKGDNQQWKILPY